In Papaver somniferum cultivar HN1 chromosome 9, ASM357369v1, whole genome shotgun sequence, the genomic stretch TGATAATCATACAAGCCGTCTAGTTGCACCAGTTGCCCATAGAACATGTACACTTACTATTCAAACAGGGTTCATAAACATCTACTGGGTCCATAAGGTTGTTGTTTCTAGACACCAATGGTCCACGCTATTTTGAACTAAATGCATTGGTTGCTAGCAAAATTTAATTTTATGACTTCCATCAAAAGTTAGCCACCTTTCTTCTTTGTTTGGAAGTGAGAAAGGGATTGTCATTTTGTAATTAAAACTTATGCAGATACATATAAAGTTTGATCCATtatttttagtccaattcgaacTCTACTATCATTGCAAGAAAATAAATTATTCTTTGCTTTTCTGCAGAAAATTAATAATGGTCGACTGTCGACGGTAGAGAATATATTCATCTAACTTGGTGTGGATAGCTAGTGCCTATTCAATTTCAAGGTCATGAAGCACTATTATATAATCATTTGGTGTGGATAATGCTTCAATACTCAGCAACCGAAAGGGAGATGTACAACGTATTCCTTTCACAGTGTATTCCAGCAGGAGATCTTCCGTTTCCAAGATTTCAATTCGGACAACATCCATCTGATAAGTggagtttcatgtatataatgGAACCGACACCGAAAAGTAGTGCTTCAAAAAAACAAATTCATCGAGAGAATATGCGCGTTCCACCCACATTACCATAATGCAACACCATAGTGAATGCTAAGCTTTGCAAAGTCCATTCTTATTTGATTTTGAATTGTTATTCTCTACTTCTTTTTGCAAAGACAGCCCCAGCTTTGTACTCTGGGTTGGGAGTGAACTGAATCCAATAAAGATTCTGTTACTCTATTGGGTCCCACAAATCAGGTAGCTTCTAAGCATAGAGCAATGTCGGAACTAAAAACTCAAAATGATACCAATATACATAATGGAAAAATTGAAATCACTTCAATTATTTAGAGTACCACCAAACATTACCCATTTTGAATGGAAATTGGGAAAACTGAAGTTAATGGGCTGTCTTCTTCAGATAAGATAAGGTTCAGAGTGCTATAACCTCTATTTGGTGGTAAGCAGGAAAAGTCAGCTTATACCAAAACAACATCCATGATCCACCAAACTAAATGCACTACTCATGTTTcaagaaacaaacaaacaaaagataaatcaattCCGACCCAATACATTTATGCACTACTCATGTTTcaagaaacaaacaaacaaaagataaatcaattCCGACCCAATACATTTATTTAGAGGGGAAAGATGACTAAAGCCGTGATAATGAGGGTACTTTCAGTTTTGAAATGGAATTGACTGCTCTTTAAAAACTTTTGGCCCTAAACTCATGGAGCCAAGCACGGTCCGTAAATTAAcagtttagaataaaaaaaaatcattgcacAGAATATATCAATTTCATTTCCTTTTAAaccttcttttttctttgaaCATAAAAGTCTTTTTTACAACCATTTTAACCCCCCCTTTACAAGAAGAAACTTTGATCCTAAAACCAAGTCTCATCCTATACAAAAAAACATATCTCCACCTTTCTTCTATACATCAAAACTGAGACTTTACACCGCCCCGTCAGACTTCAAAGTTATGTAAAATTAGAACTTTTCATTGCCAGCTTCATACAAAAGAACACCaaaaaatcttccttcataaCTATTTTATGAACTCTGCATCCTACTAGATCAGTCGGTCACGTCAGTGTTAAGGCCTGTGGGCATGGGATGCTATGTCAGCTCTAACAAGGACTTAGAATGTTCTTTCGCGTGTAGAACTTGAAACAGGGACCCCACTTCTGCTGGTTTTCATTGTAAACTACTAACGCTAACTTCTCATCTGGTATTGCCGAGCATTGATAATCCTGCTGTTTCTTATAAAAATCTTCCGACAAGCATTTCTGAAGGATACATGGCTCACTGTTATGCCTATTTTGCTCAGCCTCATGTTGCAGTGTTGTCGTCTGTGAGTGTAAGCACGAGATAAGCAACACCGACAAGTGGTAACAAATAAAGGTGATATGGATAAAGCAGTTAACGAGTTTTTGACCAATAGAGGGGGAAAGCATACCAGATCCAGAGGAGGAGCTGTCACAACTGAGTCGGAGACATCTTTGACGCCAAGTCTGACAAAAGAAGAACTGGTTAGGTGGATACCACATTAGCTAGACTGAAGAAAAGACTTAGAACTGGATCAGGAAAAATGTATAGGAAGCTGTACCCCTACAGAGTAACCTGATTCAAAATTATATGTGAATATTCAAGATTTTAAAATCCAACTTCGCTACATCTGATAAAACTTTCAGGTAACTCATCAGATGATTTCCCCATGAAACAAGATTTTGTATACCTAAACAACAACCTTCCCTTTCCCATGTTCTCATTAATTTGTAATGGTCAAGGTGACCAATTTTGGGCCAGCACCATAACATGTGATTTATCAAGTTCGTCGTTCCTTGCTAAAGTACTTAAAACAAATCATAAACACACTGTTATGTGTTTCGTGTTTACATTTTTCATGTTCTACAATTTTTCTGTTATATTTTTCTTTAACCGATTTATGGAGAATGACAGGTAACAAGTAAATAAAAAGGTATTCTCACATCCCCCACGTGTGCTTGATTGGATGGATTCATTTCTACCCAAGGAAGTCATATATTTACCTAGCTTGCATAGCTACAAAGTCAAGTTTTAAGAAAGGAAACAGAGGGAATGAGAACGAATGCATACTCTACTTGTTGTTGCTCTGCATCTTGACTCCGTTCGACCTGTTCTGCTTGAATTACTGCCGGAATGATAGTGTTCCTATCTGTatcaatattttctttctttagttTGAACCTAAGAATAAGTTCTGGTCGACTCCCTGAGAAATTTGATATATAGCATAATACAAATAAATTCGAGTTCAGATGTAATAATTTAGTTATTGCTGAAAGGGTAAAAAGATCACACACCTGTTGGCTCCGGTGTTGGTTTCGCTACTGGTGACATCCTTAAGAATTTCTGGCACATTGTGGTATCCTGGAAATCCAGAAAAGTGTACTGTACAAGTTCTAATCTCTCTGAACTTGTCAACTTAGAGAAACCGAAAGAAGTAGTCCATGTATGCAACACTTGAGGAACGGCAGGTAAAATCAGCCTATCCACTTCTAATTCTTTGAGCTTCTGAAAAACGAAGATAGAAAGAAAATGAGTCAGATCTTTCATCATATATTTATAAAGAAAAGATTTCCAGGACAAGAATATATAGAGGGATAAGATGACTGTCCAATAAGAATACAGTTCATAGTAGAAAAAGTGACACCGAATCAGAATTCCATGGTCAGACAAATGCCCTAAAGACAACAAAAGAGTACACACTCCCATAAAAAACCTAGAAACACTGATATGTCAGTAAGAACTGAATCTCACCTAAACATCTATAAGAGGTTAAAATAACAGCTATTACTGATATGTCAGTAATAACAGCTATTAACGGAAATTACCTGTTCGAGAACATCAAATAGAATGCGGCACATCCCTTGCCTACGATATTGGGAACGCGTACCAACAAGTGGCACTTCTGCAACCTTTTCGTTATGTATCCTGGAAAAGATTAATGAGCTTAACGAATTAGATGGTGGACTAGAAGAGTTAATGCATTATTGAATGTGATACAGATTGCTTACCTAACTGTCGCAACTGAGATGAGCTCATCCTCTCGCTCTAAGAGCACAGTGTAAAATCCCCAAAAGTTCAATCGGTTCAGCTTTGATCTGAAAGATTGTGATAAATCAGCATCATATAAGCAAAGATACTGGAGTAAAGATCTAATTACAACACAATATTCTAGCATGAATAGCTACTCAGTTAAGGGGAAAAACAAGGATGGAATCCATCCGAAGTAGCTTTCTGGTGTTACCTATCTGGAGTGGAGATAGGTCATGTCAACCTACTGACACTTCGCCACCCCTTTCATGTCAATGAATACTTATCTAAATTTTCTAGCCTGGATAGAAAAGAAATAGGGTGCTTACGTATTGTTGAAAAGAACATCTTCAACAAGATCTGTCTTTGTATCTGGTTCTTTAATGGGCTCGAAACACTCATGAATTACAGAGAGTGCTACATTGAGCTTGCTCTGAATCTCCGTATCAGCCTCCTTATCAGATGGAGCAAATTGGTGGCAATCATGTTTTCTAGGTTTCAAAACACTCCATGATAAATTATCCACACCTACTGGAAATGACTTCCCCAGAAGTTTGTGGAGACTTGCAAATAACTGCACAATAAAAAGAATAACGATGTAAAAAATTTGCACAGGaaacaatgcaaaaatcataatggGAGAGCATATTCCAAATAtaaattgttgcaaactgaaaaGCCATATGAAACATCTTAACATTCTTGATGCAGAACAGACAACTTCAAACAactctattttcttttcttttttcagattAGCTACTTCAGCTAACTATTGATTGGGAACGAAATATTGTCTATGCTTATGCTCAAGTCTTCTGATAGAAAAAGGTTAACCCAAGTTTATAAGAAATCATTTTCACATGCTAATAATTCGGCTGAAAGGTACAAATGACAAATCGTTCTTAGTTCTGTAAATTATAAGTCTCTGTATTAATACCTACTATGAATGGTTTTTTCTGTGTCAGGAACCAAAACCCCGACTCATAAAAGATTTAGCCAAACAATGTTGCTTGCCATGAATGAAACATCTGTGAAAAGTTTTAGGGGAAATATGGAGTACCTTTTCACACTTTATACCGCAAAACCAGCTGCCTTTCGGGTTAACGTCCAGCTTATCCAACCCTCTTTTGCTAACACACTCCGTGTGATCTACAAAAGATGTAAAATAAAATTAGTATATCGTAAGAATTTTGATAGGCCAAAGTACGCATGGTTTTGACCATAAAAATATTTAAACCTACATTCGTGATGGCATTGATCACAGCGCAGAACTTTCTTTTCAGCAGGCTGCTCCGGGATGCTGTCAAGCTCGCCTTGGCCACATATTCCACATTGACAAGATGGGCAGAACCATTTTCCATCCGGCAAATCCTAAACGGCATAATGAGTTCTTGTTCAAATTCAGTCTACAAACTCAAAATAGTCATTACTAGTATTCCAATACGTCAAATTATTTTTTGAAACAAATCAGATAATAAACGTACCTTTATTCCAAGACAATTCAAATGAAACGAGGATGGGCATTGATCACACAACACTAGTATTCCCCCATAGTGACAAATTGTGCATATATAATCATTCTTTTCGTCAGCCATATTTCCTTTAGTTCTCTTACCAGGTTCAACTGCAATGCAGTTCAGATTCTTTTCCTGTAGTTGCTTCTGGCAGTCTAATAGCGACCTTCCATCTTGCAAAAAAATCCTGGCAGATGGTCGCATATAATTACTACCAACATGACGTCCAAAATTTGTTAGACCAAAAACCTGTTCGCAACAATTGCACTTAATTCCTTTGCGGTTAATTTTTCCTTCCCCAATTATAGAATCGTCTTTTAAACTCAAGTAACGTACTTTTTCCCTTGGCAGAACCACATTACTTTCGATCAGCCAAGAGAGAACAGTTCGAGGGCTGCGATCCGCAGAACTCAGTATCACATCCTGCCTTGCCCTTTTGCTTGAATGTGGAACATGTGTTTTACACTCACTATCCAATTGAAGTCGAGAtgccttcattttcttcattttacGATTGCTGCTACTATGAAGGGACGCACTGTTTCTTTGCCTCTTCACCTGCtcaatggattttttttcttgtataTTACCAGCTTCGAGGTTTCCTTTCTTTTGTGATGAGCTAGATGACTCAGCAAAACCCTTTGCAAGCAGCCCATTTTGGGGCAATGTGTTTCCTAAAGCCTCGGGGGGGATATTAGAAGAGAACTTATCATGACTAGATGAGCTCAAAGACTCGGCTATTTCCTTACTGTAAGAAAATTCTTCTTTACAATGCCCTATGCAAGCAGTCAAAAGAGATTGGTATGACTTCTTTCTTGGAGAAACATAAATAAGGTCTTTGCGATTCCTCTTACATACAAATCTGGTGGTCCAACCAAGAGCGAAGAGGTACTCCCTTGCTATTTCACGTAACTCCTTAACTTTTTTCGAATTCCCGTCTTTCCTGCACTCAATCACATAAGTTCTCAAAGGTTGAGGCCAAGATTCAGGTAGAAGATCCAATTTGCTATGGATGATAGGTGTTCCATGACTTTCAGGAGGGTCTGAATAAAGTGATTCAGAATCTACAAACGAAGAAGCTTTCGCATAAGGAGGAGAAGCACCGCGTTGACCCTTTCTACAGATCTTTGATGCAGGAACCGGATGGGTATTGGGGTTAATCACTGCCTGGCACGCGAGACGAAGAGAATAGAGCGGCGCCCCCTTAGGTGGTCTGTAACGAAATATGAGGTTACCACTTGTTGTATGTCTTTTCTGCTCAATTTTCCAACCAAGATAAGACAGATGCATTCTAGATTCCAACACTGAATCCCGTGTGCTAGCATCGTACTTATGACTTTTTAAATAGGTCACTAATGCTTCAGGGCAGAATTTAGCTTCAGGAATGAAATCTCGCCCTACAGGTACCCACTTTTCCCGCCCAACTGGTTCCGACTCCTTTACTAGATCATCTGAAAACACATGAGTTGAGAGACTGATTTTTCG encodes the following:
- the LOC113308090 gene encoding uncharacterized protein LOC113308090 isoform X1; translated protein: MAAATIDEYDGDTKKKKRKRSDFESTQRKFLIGAKAEVRSVEEGFSGSWHCGRVIACGDRYREVEYDNLLVDEGTENLKETVSVSPILDGIELGNEDEVMNSFNYRGLIRPIPDKITVSRFSLNYGLCVDALVDDVWWEGVMFDYEDGKSERLVFFPDLGDVQMMKIDELRVTQDWDEIGDIWNVRGNWKFLELIEEYEVDMPTVVSVRQIWYDLRQLEGFRNKIKEWTCGEKSVWVDLLRECILKSLHTTAEYIVDVLLGNLIDDEPIEEQLKSRMKDTEMSNLLEDDEGVSEDLKEENPLALSLYDDSIENLSEEDEEYRPFSTKRKRRKISLSTHVFSDDLVKESEPVGREKWVPVGRDFIPEAKFCPEALVTYLKSHKYDASTRDSVLESRMHLSYLGWKIEQKRHTTSGNLIFRYRPPKGAPLYSLRLACQAVINPNTHPVPASKICRKGQRGASPPYAKASSFVDSESLYSDPPESHGTPIIHSKLDLLPESWPQPLRTYVIECRKDGNSKKVKELREIAREYLFALGWTTRFVCKRNRKDLIYVSPRKKSYQSLLTACIGHCKEEFSYSKEIAESLSSSSHDKFSSNIPPEALGNTLPQNGLLAKGFAESSSSSQKKGNLEAGNIQEKKSIEQVKRQRNSASLHSSSNRKMKKMKASRLQLDSECKTHVPHSSKRARQDVILSSADRSPRTVLSWLIESNVVLPREKVRYLSLKDDSIIGEGKINRKGIKCNCCEQVFGLTNFGRHVGSNYMRPSARIFLQDGRSLLDCQKQLQEKNLNCIAVEPGKRTKGNMADEKNDYICTICHYGGILVLCDQCPSSFHLNCLGIKDLPDGKWFCPSCQCGICGQGELDSIPEQPAEKKVLRCDQCHHEYHTECVSKRGLDKLDVNPKGSWFCGIKCEKLFASLHKLLGKSFPVGVDNLSWSVLKPRKHDCHQFAPSDKEADTEIQSKLNVALSVIHECFEPIKEPDTKTDLVEDVLFNNTSKLNRLNFWGFYTVLLEREDELISVATVRIHNEKVAEVPLVGTRSQYRRQGMCRILFDVLEQKLKELEVDRLILPAVPQVLHTWTTSFGFSKLTSSERLELVQYTFLDFQDTTMCQKFLRMSPVAKPTPEPTGSRPELILRFKLKKENIDTDRNTIIPAVIQAEQVERSQDAEQQQVELGVKDVSDSVVTAPPLDLTTTLQHEAEQNRHNSEPCILQKCLSEDFYKKQQDYQCSAIPDEKLALVVYNENQQKWGPCFKFYTRKNILSPC
- the LOC113308090 gene encoding uncharacterized protein LOC113308090 isoform X2; its protein translation is MAAATIDEYDGDTKKKKRKRSDFESTQRKFLIGAKAEVRSVEEGFSGSWHCGRVIACGDRYREVEYDNLLVDEGTENLKETVSVSPILDGIELGNEDEVMNSFNYRGLIRPIPDKITVSRFSLNYGLCVDALVDDVWWEGVMFDYEDGKSERLVFFPDLGDVQMMKIDELRVTQDWDEIGDIWNVRGNWKFLELIEEYEVDMPTVVSVRQIWYDLRQLEGFRNKIKEWTCGEKSVWVDLLRECILKSLHTTAEYIVDVLLGNLIDDEPIEEQLKSRMKDTEMSNLLEDDEGVSEDLKEENPLALSLYDDSIENLSEEDEEYRPFSTKRKRRKISLSTHVFSDDLVKESEPVGREKWVPVGRDFIPEAKFCPEALVTYLKSHKYDASTRDSVLESRMHLSYLGWKIEQKRHTTSGNLIFRYRPPKGAPLYSLRLACQAVINPNTHPVPASKICRKGQRGASPPYAKASSFVDSESLYSDPPESHGTPIIHSKLDLLPESWPQPLRTYVIECRKDGNSKKVKELREIAREYLFALGWTTRFVCKRNRKDLIYVSPRKKSYQSLLTACIGHCKEEFSYSKEIAESLSSSSHDKFSSNIPPEALGNTLPQNGLLAKGFAESSSSSQKKGNLEAGNIQEKKSIEQVKRQRNSASLHSSSNRKMKKMKASRLQLDSECKTHVPHSSKRARQDVILSSADRSPRTVLSWLIESNVVLPREKVRYLSLKDDSIIGEGKINRKGIKCNCCEQVFGLTNFGRHVGSNYMRPSARIFLQDGRSLLDCQKQLQEKNLNCIAVEPGKRTKGNMADEKNDYICTICHYGGILVLCDQCPSSFHLNCLGIKDLPDGKWFCPSCQCGICGQGELDSIPEQPAEKKVLRCDQCHHEYHTECVSKRGLDKLDVNPKGSWFCGIKCEKLFASLHKLLGKSFPVGVDNLSWSVLKPRKHDCHQFAPSDKEADTEIQSKLNVALSVIHECFEPIKEPDTKTDLVEDVLFNNTSKLNRLNFWGFYTVLLEREDELISVATVRIHNEKVAEVPLVGTRSQYRRQGMCRILFDVLEQKLKELEVDRLILPAVPQVLHTWTTSFGFSKLTSSERLELVQYTFLDFQDTTMCQKFLRMSPVAKPTPEPTDRNTIIPAVIQAEQVERSQDAEQQQVELGVKDVSDSVVTAPPLDLTTTLQHEAEQNRHNSEPCILQKCLSEDFYKKQQDYQCSAIPDEKLALVVYNENQQKWGPCFKFYTRKNILSPC